A region of Chloracidobacterium sp. DNA encodes the following proteins:
- a CDS encoding GlsB/YeaQ/YmgE family stress response membrane protein, with product MIGQLIGGLIVGIIARLIMPGKEAFPDGVIGWVLTAVLGIAGAFVGGFIATSLWADSNYAAGWIMSIIGALILLFIFRMIMSRTSN from the coding sequence ATGATCGGACAACTTATAGGCGGATTGATCGTTGGAATAATTGCACGGCTCATCATGCCTGGCAAGGAAGCATTTCCTGATGGTGTAATCGGATGGGTCTTGACTGCGGTGCTCGGTATTGCTGGTGCTTTCGTCGGAGGTTTCATTGCAACATCTCTCTGGGCAGACAGCAATTACGCGGCAGGTTGGATCATGTCTATTATCGGCGCTCTTATCCTGTTGTTTATATTTAGGATGATAATGAGCAGAACGTCGAATTAA
- the groL gene encoding chaperonin GroEL (60 kDa chaperone family; promotes refolding of misfolded polypeptides especially under stressful conditions; forms two stacked rings of heptamers to form a barrel-shaped 14mer; ends can be capped by GroES; misfolded proteins enter the barrel where they are refolded when GroES binds): protein MAKQVVHGEESRAAILRGVNQLADAVKVTLGPKGRNVVIDKKFGSPTITKDGVTVAKEIELKDTLENMGAQMVREVASKTSDVAGDGTTTATVLAQAIFKEGVRTVAAGANPMALKRGIEKAVTAVVEEIKKMAKPVSGDSIAQVGTVSANGDKTIGTIIAEAMDKVGKDGVITVEESKTMDTLLEVVEGMQFDRGYLSPYFVTDADRMEAVLDEPYILINEKKISNMRDMLPILEQVAKMGRPMLIIAEDVDGEALATLVVNKLRGTLNVAAVKAPGFGDRRKAMLEDIAVLTGGKVISEDLGIKLETITLEDLGKAKKVTIDKDNTTVVEGAGSGEAIDGRIKTIRNQIEDTTSDYDREKLQERLAKLVGGVAVIKVGAATETEMKEKKARVEDAMHATRAAVEEGIVAGGGVALVRASHVLDDFKTDAEDTDEQIGVTIVRRALEEPLRQIAANAGQEGAVVVGKVREGKGHFGFNAASEKYEDLVAAGVIDPAKVTRTALQNAASIAGLMLTTEAMIADVQDDKGGMDMGGMGGGMGGMGMGM from the coding sequence ATGGCAAAACAAGTAGTACACGGAGAAGAATCACGCGCAGCTATCCTGCGTGGTGTTAACCAGCTCGCGGACGCAGTGAAAGTTACACTGGGACCGAAAGGGCGTAACGTTGTTATCGACAAGAAATTCGGTTCGCCGACGATCACCAAAGACGGTGTTACGGTCGCTAAAGAGATCGAATTAAAAGACACGCTCGAAAATATGGGCGCGCAGATGGTTCGCGAAGTAGCGAGCAAAACGAGCGACGTAGCCGGTGACGGCACAACGACCGCAACGGTTCTCGCGCAGGCGATCTTCAAAGAAGGCGTCCGCACAGTTGCAGCCGGTGCAAATCCGATGGCGCTCAAACGCGGCATCGAAAAGGCAGTAACGGCCGTCGTCGAAGAGATCAAAAAGATGGCAAAGCCTGTTTCGGGCGATTCGATCGCACAGGTTGGAACGGTTTCGGCCAACGGCGACAAAACGATCGGCACGATCATCGCTGAAGCGATGGACAAGGTCGGCAAAGACGGCGTTATCACCGTCGAAGAGTCAAAGACAATGGACACGCTCCTCGAAGTCGTCGAAGGTATGCAGTTTGACCGCGGTTACCTTTCACCTTACTTCGTGACCGACGCTGACCGTATGGAAGCCGTCCTCGACGAGCCTTACATCCTGATCAACGAGAAAAAGATCTCGAACATGCGTGACATGCTCCCGATCCTCGAGCAGGTTGCTAAAATGGGCCGTCCGATGCTCATCATCGCAGAAGATGTTGATGGTGAAGCGTTAGCGACACTCGTAGTCAACAAACTGCGCGGCACATTGAATGTCGCTGCAGTCAAAGCACCTGGCTTCGGCGACCGCCGCAAGGCAATGCTCGAGGACATCGCTGTCCTCACGGGCGGCAAGGTCATTTCGGAAGATCTCGGCATCAAGCTTGAGACCATCACTCTCGAAGACCTCGGCAAAGCGAAGAAAGTTACCATCGACAAAGACAACACAACCGTCGTCGAAGGTGCCGGTTCGGGCGAAGCCATTGACGGCCGCATCAAAACGATCCGCAATCAGATCGAAGACACGACCAGTGACTACGATCGCGAAAAATTGCAGGAGCGTCTTGCTAAATTGGTCGGCGGCGTAGCCGTGATCAAGGTCGGTGCAGCAACCGAAACGGAAATGAAGGAAAAGAAAGCCCGCGTCGAAGATGCAATGCATGCGACACGCGCGGCTGTTGAAGAAGGCATCGTAGCCGGCGGCGGAGTCGCTCTGGTCCGTGCTTCGCACGTCCTCGACGACTTTAAGACCGACGCTGAGGACACCGACGAACAGATCGGCGTCACCATCGTTCGCCGTGCTCTCGAGGAGCCGCTTCGCCAGATCGCTGCTAATGCAGGTCAGGAAGGTGCGGTCGTCGTCGGCAAGGTACGCGAGGGCAAGGGCCATTTTGGCTTTAACGCCGCCAGCGAGAAGTACGAAGACCTCGTCGCAGCCGGTGTCATCGACCCCGCAAAGGTCACACGCACCGCTCTCCAAAACGCAGCCTCGATCGCCGGCCTCATGCTGACGACCGAAGCCATGATCGCAGACGTCCAGGACGACAAGGGCGGCATGGACATGGGCGGCATGGGCGGCGGCATGGGCGGCATGGGCATGGGAATGTAA
- a CDS encoding serine/threonine protein kinase — translation MEDPTKLDSSGNENKTEIKSNTTADTKTGEFVAGTVLASRYRIIGLVGKGGMGEVYKAEDIKLSQMVALKFLPDSYQNDTAALERFHGEVRNARQVSHVNVCRVFDIGEIDGRHFLSMEFVDGDDLSALLTRVGRFTSERAVEIARQLCVGMEAIHKAGILHRDFKPGNIIIDSKGVARITDFGIAGVEAEMKGDNIRAGTPAYMSPEQVTGKGVTVRSDIYALGLVIYEIFTGKQAFIADNVMELIKMQQTATPTNASEIVNGIDPLVESVIAQCLEKDPKNRPQSALQVAMALPGGNPMQIALDAGQTPSPEMIAATPVRGALKPLVALLCLLGVIASLISMVVINGRYKTFNLTPLQKSPEALADRAETMVKTFGYGDKPADKRHNYQSKWDFLNYAKENKWTDTADRLRTGQPYEIYFLYRQSPRLLTNYVRNEPGIAENNPPFDVPGMINVSLDTTGRLIEFRAIPPENTANLAESPKADWTKLFTEAGLDINKFETVAPEWTPPVFSDDRMAWKGTLADWTDIPIRIEAAAFQGKPVYFRIVPPWQKSLAAQPAPTWTVIDLIGLVVILLAFVSSIFLVWRNVRSGRADLRGTGKIALAFFVFNLIFQLTTPSLHFADVGAEVWVAIDAIQASLFIGILSGTFYCAVEPFVRRWWSEIFISWSRLLAGDFRDPMVGRDILVGALLGLVANLLFDKLGLLVTEWQLGIQVVDASYHGINNALTALAGFPGAAFVYSSLNALLILTLLVVFYFVFRNRKAAIAVLCVFLVMLNVNDLPYQLGLLFVLILVKNILQLVSLVRFGLLAMIACLIFPDIGSGHAMTFDTSSILFPNAIVQLTLLIGIATYAAYISVGGAKMFGGKSFMGD, via the coding sequence ATGGAAGACCCAACAAAACTAGACAGTTCCGGTAACGAGAACAAGACGGAGATCAAATCCAATACAACGGCCGATACCAAGACGGGCGAATTTGTCGCGGGCACTGTGCTTGCGAGTCGCTACCGCATCATTGGGCTCGTCGGTAAAGGCGGCATGGGCGAGGTCTATAAGGCTGAGGACATCAAGCTCTCACAGATGGTCGCTCTCAAGTTCCTGCCCGACAGCTACCAAAACGACACCGCTGCGCTCGAACGTTTTCACGGTGAGGTCCGCAACGCACGCCAAGTCTCGCACGTAAACGTCTGCCGCGTTTTCGACATCGGTGAGATCGACGGACGGCATTTCCTGTCGATGGAGTTTGTCGACGGCGATGATCTTTCTGCTTTATTGACGCGTGTCGGGCGGTTTACGTCGGAGCGTGCGGTCGAGATCGCTCGGCAGCTTTGCGTCGGGATGGAAGCGATCCACAAGGCCGGAATTCTCCACCGCGACTTCAAGCCCGGCAACATCATCATCGACAGCAAAGGCGTCGCTCGAATCACAGATTTTGGTATCGCCGGCGTCGAAGCCGAGATGAAAGGCGACAACATCCGAGCCGGCACGCCCGCCTATATGTCGCCCGAACAGGTCACCGGCAAAGGCGTGACCGTCCGCAGCGACATCTACGCGCTCGGGCTGGTCATTTACGAGATCTTCACCGGCAAGCAGGCGTTCATCGCGGACAACGTGATGGAACTGATCAAAATGCAGCAGACGGCGACGCCGACTAACGCGTCCGAGATCGTCAATGGCATCGACCCGCTCGTCGAAAGCGTCATCGCCCAATGCCTCGAAAAAGATCCAAAGAACCGTCCGCAAAGCGCTCTCCAAGTCGCAATGGCCCTGCCCGGAGGCAACCCGATGCAGATCGCCCTCGACGCCGGGCAAACGCCTTCGCCCGAGATGATCGCCGCGACGCCCGTAAGAGGAGCGCTAAAACCATTGGTTGCATTGCTTTGTCTGCTGGGCGTGATCGCGTCGTTGATCTCGATGGTTGTTATCAACGGCAGGTATAAGACCTTTAATCTGACTCCGCTCCAGAAATCGCCCGAAGCGTTGGCTGACCGGGCTGAGACTATGGTTAAGACTTTCGGCTATGGGGACAAGCCCGCCGACAAGCGGCACAATTACCAAAGCAAATGGGATTTTCTGAATTACGCTAAAGAGAACAAGTGGACGGATACGGCAGACCGTTTGCGGACGGGGCAACCTTACGAGATCTATTTTCTCTATCGCCAATCGCCGCGGCTTCTTACGAATTATGTTAGAAACGAGCCGGGCATCGCTGAAAATAATCCGCCTTTCGATGTACCGGGAATGATCAACGTCTCGCTCGACACGACAGGACGTTTGATCGAATTTAGAGCAATTCCCCCGGAAAATACGGCAAATCTTGCCGAAAGTCCCAAGGCCGATTGGACGAAACTCTTTACCGAAGCGGGATTGGATATCAACAAATTTGAAACGGTTGCGCCGGAGTGGACACCGCCGGTTTTTTCCGACGACCGAATGGCGTGGAAAGGGACGCTCGCCGATTGGACGGACATCCCGATCCGCATCGAAGCCGCCGCATTTCAAGGCAAGCCGGTTTATTTTCGTATCGTTCCGCCGTGGCAAAAGTCTTTAGCTGCGCAACCCGCACCGACATGGACCGTGATAGATCTAATTGGTCTGGTAGTCATTTTATTGGCTTTTGTGTCCAGCATTTTTCTGGTTTGGAGAAATGTTAGGTCAGGCCGGGCGGACCTTCGCGGAACGGGCAAGATCGCACTAGCCTTTTTCGTCTTCAATTTGATCTTTCAGCTTACTACTCCATCGCTTCATTTTGCCGATGTTGGCGCAGAAGTTTGGGTTGCGATCGACGCGATTCAGGCGAGCCTGTTTATCGGCATTCTCAGCGGCACTTTCTATTGTGCGGTCGAACCGTTCGTGCGGCGTTGGTGGTCGGAGATATTCATTTCGTGGAGCCGTCTGCTCGCCGGAGATTTTCGTGACCCGATGGTCGGGCGCGATATTCTGGTCGGGGCATTATTAGGGCTGGTCGCCAATTTATTGTTTGACAAGCTTGGGTTATTGGTCACGGAATGGCAACTTGGCATTCAGGTTGTCGATGCGAGTTACCATGGAATTAATAATGCCTTGACCGCGTTGGCCGGATTTCCCGGAGCTGCATTTGTATATTCTTCTCTCAATGCGTTGCTTATTCTGACGCTCTTGGTCGTTTTCTATTTCGTCTTTCGCAACAGAAAGGCGGCGATCGCGGTGCTATGTGTTTTTCTGGTGATGCTCAACGTAAATGATCTTCCTTATCAGTTAGGGCTGTTGTTTGTTTTGATTTTGGTTAAAAATATCCTGCAATTGGTTTCATTAGTTCGTTTTGGACTCTTGGCAATGATCGCCTGTCTTATCTTTCCCGACATCGGCAGCGGTCACGCGATGACGTTCGATACGTCGAGCATCTTGTTTCCTAATGCCATCGTGCAACTTACGCTACTGATCGGTATCGCAACTTACGCCGCTTACATCTCCGTCGGCGGGGCAAAGATGTTCGGCGGAAAGTCGTTTATGGGAGATTAA
- a CDS encoding ABC transporter permease, giving the protein MRKFLAVVKHEYRKIVVKWTFLIGTVMFPVLMACFAVIPAVIFSIKGEPTRIVIIDPSNKVVTRLKANLSKEKIAEKSEQAAKDADFDITKSQNDRMRQSAKQVAEGFVFIDYNAAGKSAEQIRSDLNAKAVADEIDAYLLIPEKYTDGDAKYEFLSRKAGDFVAGDILQDALSEAVHSQRLADSNIDEATLKNANKPIKIDSKSIDESGREKNSEMLWIASFVIGLLIYITLTIYGQIIMGAVVEEKETRIAEILFSSARPFELMLGKLVGVGLAGLTQMGIWLLSILLLLGFLAIQTDMSPIAKGLPHITPLMVGYFLIYFFLGYFLYAAFFALIASMVTTVQEGGQFSLPVTMTMLASFYSSFAVIRDPNSSFSFWVSIAPFFAPITMPVRILAETPPLWQIGLSVLLNLLAITGMVWLASRVYRIGMLMYGKRATIPEVWKWIRQA; this is encoded by the coding sequence ATGAGAAAATTTCTCGCGGTCGTAAAACATGAATATCGGAAGATCGTTGTGAAATGGACGTTTCTGATCGGCACCGTGATGTTTCCGGTACTGATGGCGTGTTTTGCGGTGATTCCGGCGGTGATATTTTCGATCAAAGGCGAGCCAACGCGGATCGTTATCATCGACCCGTCAAATAAGGTCGTCACGCGGCTCAAGGCCAATCTGAGCAAAGAAAAGATCGCAGAAAAAAGCGAGCAGGCTGCAAAGGACGCTGACTTTGACATCACGAAATCGCAGAATGACCGCATGAGACAATCGGCCAAGCAAGTGGCCGAGGGCTTTGTGTTTATTGACTATAACGCAGCCGGAAAAAGCGCCGAGCAAATTCGATCCGACCTAAATGCAAAGGCTGTCGCCGACGAGATCGACGCTTATCTTTTGATACCCGAAAAATACACCGACGGCGATGCTAAATACGAATTCCTGTCGCGAAAAGCAGGCGACTTTGTCGCCGGCGACATTCTGCAGGACGCTTTGAGCGAGGCCGTTCATTCGCAGCGTCTGGCGGACTCAAACATCGACGAAGCAACGCTGAAGAACGCGAACAAGCCGATAAAGATCGATTCAAAATCCATCGACGAGAGCGGCCGCGAAAAAAATAGTGAGATGCTTTGGATCGCGTCGTTCGTGATCGGACTTCTCATTTATATCACCCTGACGATCTACGGCCAGATAATTATGGGAGCTGTTGTTGAAGAGAAAGAAACTCGTATAGCCGAAATACTCTTTTCATCAGCCAGGCCTTTTGAACTGATGCTTGGAAAGCTCGTTGGAGTTGGGCTCGCAGGCCTGACTCAAATGGGTATTTGGCTTTTGTCGATATTACTCCTTCTCGGCTTTTTGGCAATTCAAACGGACATGTCGCCGATAGCTAAAGGGCTGCCTCACATTACGCCGTTGATGGTCGGCTATTTTCTGATCTATTTCTTCCTCGGCTATTTTCTTTATGCAGCATTTTTTGCACTGATCGCTTCGATGGTTACGACCGTGCAGGAAGGCGGCCAGTTTTCTCTGCCGGTAACGATGACCATGCTTGCGAGTTTTTACTCCTCGTTCGCCGTCATACGCGACCCGAATTCGAGCTTTTCATTTTGGGTCTCGATCGCACCGTTCTTCGCTCCGATCACAATGCCGGTCCGAATTCTTGCCGAAACGCCGCCGCTCTGGCAGATAGGCCTTTCGGTACTACTCAACCTTCTTGCCATCACCGGCATGGTCTGGCTCGCATCGCGCGTCTATCGCATCGGAATGTTGATGTACGGAAAACGTGCGACGATCCCGGAAGTGTGGAAGTGGATACGACAAGCTTGA
- a CDS encoding co-chaperone GroES, whose translation MATNITPLHDRVIIKRIEDNVNQTAGGLFIPDTAKEKPQEGEVIAAGAGKYKEDGTRQALDVKAGDRVLFGKYSGSEIKLDGDEFIIMREDEILGIISRAGAAA comes from the coding sequence ATGGCAACAAACATAACACCATTACACGACCGCGTTATTATCAAACGCATCGAAGACAACGTTAACCAGACCGCGGGCGGGCTTTTTATCCCGGACACGGCAAAGGAAAAGCCGCAAGAGGGCGAAGTGATCGCCGCAGGCGCGGGCAAATATAAAGAAGACGGCACGCGTCAGGCGTTGGACGTCAAAGCAGGCGACCGCGTTCTTTTCGGCAAATACAGCGGCTCAGAGATCAAGCTTGACGGTGACGAATTCATCATCATGCGCGAAGACGAGATCCTCGGCATCATTTCACGCGCAGGAGCAGCAGCGTAA
- a CDS encoding DUF4010 domain-containing protein — MDFLKQWAKPIVIISATFLIAWLMPSVPVDPWGIFSLRKAAFMVFALCFIQVFGAVMIRVLGGRRGSIMTGFFGGLVSSTATTVALARESNQGDPEFVGKEQLVFLSATAAMLVEGMAFVLLSTDAMRYSLLLIFVGPFLTTAVIVLILVKKIPHRAIKVEEAEIKFLPILGLAAFIVAVLAISKLLQSVFGQSGLVVLTFLVSLFEIHGSIIANLQLLDSGAFGLKFLGGLLATSVAASYISKLVLVNTIASPALKKKVTKYTVVILVSLLISWIFFVFSVS, encoded by the coding sequence ATGGATTTTCTCAAGCAATGGGCCAAGCCGATCGTCATCATTTCGGCAACGTTTCTGATCGCATGGCTTATGCCGAGTGTGCCTGTGGATCCGTGGGGCATCTTCAGCCTTAGGAAGGCCGCCTTTATGGTTTTCGCACTTTGTTTCATACAGGTATTCGGGGCGGTGATGATACGGGTGCTAGGCGGCCGCCGAGGCTCGATCATGACCGGGTTCTTTGGCGGGCTTGTCTCAAGCACGGCGACGACGGTGGCATTGGCCCGCGAGAGCAATCAAGGTGACCCGGAATTTGTTGGTAAGGAGCAGTTGGTCTTTCTTTCGGCAACGGCCGCAATGCTGGTCGAGGGGATGGCATTCGTCCTGCTGAGCACGGATGCCATGCGGTATTCGCTGCTGCTGATCTTCGTTGGGCCGTTTCTGACGACAGCGGTGATCGTCTTGATCCTCGTCAAAAAGATCCCGCATCGAGCTATCAAGGTCGAAGAGGCGGAGATCAAATTTCTCCCGATACTCGGACTCGCCGCGTTCATCGTTGCCGTACTTGCGATCTCAAAACTCCTACAGAGCGTGTTTGGGCAAAGCGGTCTGGTCGTTTTGACCTTTCTCGTCTCGTTGTTCGAGATCCACGGTTCCATTATCGCGAATCTTCAACTGCTCGACTCCGGAGCATTCGGTCTCAAGTTCCTCGGCGGACTGTTGGCGACCTCCGTTGCCGCCTCTTACATTTCAAAACTCGTTCTTGTTAACACTATCGCCAGCCCTGCCCTGAAAAAAAAGGTCACCAAATATACGGTCGTCATCCTCGTATCGCTTCTTATAAGTTGGATATTCTTTGTTTTCTCCGTTTCCTGA
- a CDS encoding ATP-binding cassette domain-containing protein, translating to MSEQNVTLRVERVTKRYGDFTAVEDLSFDVRAGRVFGFLGPNGAGKTTTIRMIVGITAPDEGKIELFGERMSSHLQDRIGYLPEERGLYKKMKIVDQLRYFAALKNVPSSLADKRIDFWLDRMNLGDWKKKKTTDLSKGMQQKIQFISTVLHDPDLLILDEPFSGLDPINVEFLVDVIAEFKTQDKTIIFSTHLMETAERLCNDILLINKSRKVIGGSLREVKASYGKNRIALRVIGGDSILTDSDLVKSIEDHADERFIELASDVDSQMLLKKLIASGAAISKFEEVEPTLNDIFIDQIGGPK from the coding sequence ATGAGCGAACAAAATGTAACGCTTCGAGTCGAACGGGTCACGAAACGCTACGGCGATTTTACGGCGGTTGAGGACCTAAGTTTTGACGTACGTGCCGGGCGCGTGTTCGGATTTCTCGGCCCGAACGGAGCCGGCAAAACCACGACCATTCGAATGATCGTCGGCATTACAGCCCCTGACGAAGGCAAGATCGAGCTCTTTGGCGAGCGAATGTCCTCACATTTGCAAGACCGCATCGGTTATCTGCCTGAGGAACGCGGGCTTTACAAGAAAATGAAGATCGTCGATCAGCTCAGATACTTTGCAGCGCTGAAGAACGTGCCGAGTTCCCTTGCGGACAAACGCATCGATTTTTGGCTCGATAGAATGAACCTCGGCGACTGGAAAAAGAAGAAAACGACGGATCTTTCAAAGGGTATGCAGCAAAAGATCCAGTTCATTTCGACCGTCTTGCACGACCCCGATCTGCTGATCCTTGACGAACCGTTTTCCGGCCTCGACCCGATTAATGTTGAGTTTTTGGTCGATGTCATCGCAGAATTCAAGACTCAGGACAAGACGATAATCTTCTCAACGCACCTGATGGAAACCGCCGAACGCCTTTGCAACGACATTCTGCTTATAAACAAATCGCGAAAGGTCATCGGCGGCAGCCTGCGTGAGGTAAAGGCAAGTTACGGCAAGAATCGGATCGCGCTGCGAGTTATTGGCGGTGATTCGATACTCACTGACTCTGATCTCGTCAAAAGCATTGAGGACCACGCGGATGAGAGGTTTATCGAGTTGGCGTCCGACGTCGATTCTCAGATGCTTCTGAAAAAACTGATCGCTTCCGGAGCCGCGATATCGAAGTTTGAGGAGGTCGAGCCTACGCTTAATGATATTTTCATCGACCAGATCGGAGGGCCAAAATGA
- a CDS encoding threonine/serine dehydratase has translation MDINNIKAAESRIASHVKKTPLEYSTTLSSRLGTNVYVKYELFQKTGSFKARGAFNKLLSLTEADLSGGVVAVSGGNHAQAVAYASRILGLDAVVLMAQSTPKFYVEATRGYGATVELLPTIADAFEKAKIYQAKGRVFLHPFDDPLIMAGQGTVGLEIMEDLPDATDVIVSIGGGGLAGGVSTAVKSINPKTRVWGVETSGAEAMSQALAAGHPVEVVNTSIAKTLGAPFVSDTTFELAQKYLESVTVVTDDEAVHELLYISERLKVITEPAASCTLAAAEKLRDNFTSESKVVLILCGGNTSIGDVCGYMSAI, from the coding sequence ATGGACATCAACAATATAAAAGCTGCTGAAAGCCGCATTGCGTCTCATGTCAAAAAGACACCGCTCGAATACAGCACTACTTTGAGTAGTAGGCTCGGCACAAATGTTTATGTCAAATACGAGCTGTTCCAAAAGACCGGTTCGTTCAAAGCTCGCGGTGCATTTAACAAACTGCTCAGCCTTACCGAAGCAGACCTGAGCGGCGGCGTAGTAGCTGTTAGCGGCGGCAATCATGCACAAGCCGTTGCCTATGCATCTCGTATTCTCGGGCTCGATGCCGTCGTGCTAATGGCACAATCGACTCCGAAGTTCTATGTCGAAGCAACACGCGGCTACGGAGCGACGGTCGAGCTGCTGCCAACGATCGCAGATGCTTTTGAGAAAGCAAAAATCTATCAAGCCAAAGGCCGTGTCTTCCTCCATCCGTTCGATGACCCTTTGATAATGGCAGGACAAGGAACCGTCGGTTTAGAGATCATGGAAGACCTTCCCGACGCGACCGATGTGATCGTGAGCATCGGCGGCGGCGGCCTGGCTGGCGGAGTTTCAACTGCTGTCAAATCTATCAATCCAAAGACAAGAGTCTGGGGCGTTGAAACATCCGGAGCCGAAGCAATGTCACAGGCTTTGGCTGCGGGCCATCCGGTTGAAGTTGTAAACACGTCGATCGCGAAAACTCTTGGAGCACCTTTTGTAAGTGATACAACATTTGAGCTTGCCCAAAAATACCTGGAATCAGTAACCGTAGTCACCGATGACGAAGCCGTCCACGAACTCCTTTACATCTCAGAGCGCCTAAAGGTCATCACCGAACCCGCAGCATCATGCACGCTTGCCGCTGCGGAAAAATTGCGTGACAATTTCACATCTGAAAGCAAAGTCGTATTGATACTCTGCGGCGGAAACACTTCTATTGGTGACGTTTGCGGATATATGTCCGCCATATGA
- a CDS encoding MOSC domain-containing protein translates to MHISEITIYPIKSLKGISLDSAVVEERGLKHDRRWMLTTPDGMFFTQREFPQMARISVEIESGGLRVVSQNAGEMLVPFEPDKGERKAVTIWLSVCEGLIYNGEVSEWFSDAIGTDCRLVYMPDDSRRNINPRFITNDEIVSFADGYPLMLLGEGSLEELNSRIADSEEKAGRLPEFQPLPMNRFRPNIVVSGSEAFAEDNWQKLRIGEAVFRSTKPCARCVITTVDQSKGELTGKGPLKTLASFRMAKNIMPDRYASLGCEPNDVLFGQNLIAETSGAIIGVGDELEILDTHQ, encoded by the coding sequence ATGCATATTTCTGAGATAACTATCTATCCGATCAAATCGCTGAAAGGAATAAGCCTTGATTCTGCGGTTGTTGAGGAACGCGGGCTGAAACATGACCGTCGTTGGATGCTGACTACGCCTGACGGAATGTTCTTTACGCAGCGTGAATTTCCGCAAATGGCGAGGATCTCGGTCGAGATAGAGAGCGGCGGGCTGAGAGTAGTAAGTCAAAATGCAGGCGAGATGCTAGTACCCTTTGAACCTGACAAAGGCGAACGTAAGGCGGTGACGATCTGGCTGAGTGTTTGCGAAGGACTGATCTACAACGGCGAAGTGAGCGAGTGGTTCTCAGATGCGATCGGTACTGATTGCCGGCTCGTTTACATGCCTGACGATTCAAGGCGAAATATTAATCCGCGCTTTATTACGAATGACGAAATCGTTAGCTTTGCGGACGGCTATCCGCTGATGTTATTAGGCGAAGGATCTCTGGAGGAATTGAATTCAAGGATCGCTGATTCGGAAGAAAAGGCAGGGAGACTGCCTGAGTTTCAGCCTTTACCGATGAACAGATTTCGGCCGAATATTGTGGTTTCCGGTTCAGAAGCATTCGCCGAGGACAATTGGCAAAAGTTACGCATTGGCGAAGCCGTTTTTCGCTCAACAAAGCCGTGTGCCAGATGCGTTATCACGACAGTCGATCAATCAAAAGGCGAATTAACCGGCAAAGGGCCTTTGAAGACATTGGCCTCGTTTCGAATGGCTAAAAATATAATGCCTGACCGCTACGCATCATTAGGATGCGAGCCAAACGACGTACTCTTCGGCCAAAACCTAATCGCGGAAACGTCAGGAGCGATTATTGGGGTTGGAGACGAATTAGAAATTCTCGATACGCACCAATAG
- a CDS encoding TonB family protein, whose product MTSTYAVNSRFTLTFTLFVLFIILTSIGCNKAGDASNNTKTTPANVAAAVKPAEPETKKDEAKKDDAKPVGREMKPADGPKLKSIEPVEGTILVGKLNDLAIELPQPDPEAAKAANESGIVTVEVIVKENGEVSTMSVVSGPTSLWKAAGAAARKARFDPPLHNGKPTKIAGVLTYEFKK is encoded by the coding sequence ATGACCTCAACATACGCGGTGAATAGCCGCTTTACGCTGACATTCACGTTATTCGTCTTATTTATAATCCTCACCAGCATCGGCTGTAACAAGGCCGGCGATGCTTCAAACAATACCAAGACGACTCCAGCCAACGTCGCGGCTGCGGTAAAGCCCGCAGAGCCTGAAACCAAGAAGGATGAAGCGAAGAAGGACGACGCAAAGCCTGTGGGCAGGGAAATGAAACCTGCGGACGGTCCGAAGTTGAAGTCGATCGAACCGGTCGAGGGCACGATCCTTGTCGGCAAACTGAACGATCTTGCTATCGAGCTGCCGCAGCCCGATCCGGAAGCCGCAAAAGCTGCCAACGAAAGCGGCATTGTCACCGTCGAAGTGATCGTCAAAGAAAACGGCGAAGTCTCAACTATGAGCGTTGTCAGCGGGCCGACGTCCCTTTGGAAAGCTGCTGGCGCCGCCGCCCGCAAAGCACGTTTCGATCCGCCTCTGCACAACGGCAAACCCACAAAGATCGCCGGCGTGCTTACTTACGAATTTAAGAAGTAA